The sequence ATTGCCACAACGATATTTTTAATACCCATTAACGTTACAATAAATGAATGTCTTCTTGTCTGTGTTAAAACTCCATTTCTTGCATCTATTAAAATAATCGCGAGTTCGGCATTAGAAGCTCCAGTGGCCATATTTCTCGTATATTGTTCATGGCCGGGGGTATCTGCAATAATGAACTTCCTCTTTTCTGTCAAAAAATACCTGTAAGCTACATCAATGGTTATCCCCTGCTCCCTTTCTGCCTGAAGACCATCAACTAACAAAGAAAAATCTATCTCATCTTCTGTCCGCTTGTATTTTGCCTCTGCCTTCAAAGCCATAAGATGGTCTTCAAAAACCATCTTAGTTTCATAAAGAAGACGGCCTATAAGCGTACTTTTCCCATCGTCAACACTACCGCAGGTGATGAAACGGAGAAGCTCCTTGTCTTCATGCTGTTTCAAATATCCTAAAATATCAGATTCTATTAAAGATTTTGGATTTTGGATTTTGGATTTTGGATTAACTTCTGACTGCAATTTTGAATTTTGGATGTTAGATTTTGGATTATTCACTTCTGTTCTCCATTAATGTTTTTAATTATTTTTGTTAAAATATTAATAATTGAATTTATTTCTCTAAACAATAAATCTTTGCTTGAATAGTTTTCAATATAACCTGAATCATTTAAAAGTCTTAACCAATAAAATGTTTCTCTTGCTTCTTTACTTGCAATACTTAACTTAGATAAAAAATCTTTTTTTGATTGAGCAGCTTGAGCCTCTTTAACATTTGCTCCTATTGATGTCCCGCTTCTTAAAATCTGTTTTGATAATACAAATTCCTTCTTTTCAAAGTTTAAAAATTTATATAGTTCTATAATTTTTAATGCGAAATTATAAGTTTTTTCTTTAATTAAATTCTCTTCTTTCACTTTTTAATCCAAAATCTATAATCCAAAATTCATAATTCATCATATATAATTCATCATTCAAAATTCAAAATCCAAAATTTTTTAAAAATAGCCTTCTATTTTTTTCCGTTCCATGCTTCCCACTTGATCGAAGTCGATGAGTCTTCCCTGACGTTCTGAGTATTTTGTAAGGAGCATCTCCTGTATAATTTCCGGCAAAGTAGTAGCTTTTGATTCTACCGCCCCGGTAAGCGGATAACAACCCAATGTCCTAAATCTCACCCATTTCATCTGTGCTTTTTTTCTTAATTCTTCTGGCATTCTATCATCATCTACTAAAATCAACGCACCTTCATATTCTACAACAGGTCTTTCCTTCGCAAAGTATAAAGGAACTACAGGAATATTCTCCAAATATATGTAAAGCCACACATCAAGCTCTGTCCAATTTGACAATGGAAATACCCGTATGCTCTCACCTTTGTTTTTCCTTAAATTATATACATTCCAGAGCTCTGGTCTTTGATTTTTTGGATCCCATCTGTGATTTTTATCTCTAAAAGAGAATACCCTTTCTTTAGCTCTTGATTTTTCTTCATCCCTTCTTGCCCCGCCAAAAATCACATCAAATTTATACTTATTCAAAGCCTTTTTTAAAGCTTCTGTTTTCATAATATCTGTATGAACTTTACTTCCATGTGTAAACGGATTTATCCCCCTTTGAACCCCCTCCTCATTAACATACACTATTAATTCTAATCCCAACTCTTTTGCTCTCTTATCTCTAAACTCAATCATATCTCTGAATTTCCAGGTGGTATCCACATGCATAATTGGAAAAGGTGGCTTTGCAGGATAAAATGCCTTCATAGCCAAATGTAACATCACTGAAGAATCTTTCCCTATTGAATAGAGCATTACAGGGTTTTCTGCCTCTGCAACCGCTTCGCGGATGATGTGGATGCTTTCGTATTCTAAGAGTTTTAGATGGGTTAATATGTGTTGGGTGTTGGTGTTATTTTTTTTCATTGTCCATCCTATGTTTTATTAATGATTTTATCATTTTTGAAAGCCTTTCTAATTCATCAATTATAGGTTTAATCTCTTTATCTGACAAATAACCCCTCATTCCGCACCTCTTTCTCCATTTATACCATAAAACCCCATATAATTACTACCCAATAGTTCCAATAATACTATAGAGAAAAATAATACCTATAATTACATCATAAAAATTTAATTTAAAAGTTAAATTTGTCCAACTTCCACCTGCAATAGCAGAGAAAAATATAAGTTTTGTTTTCAAAATATCGACTTTAATTTTGACTTTTTCATTCATTATTTTCCTTCTGTCAAAAACACTTATATAAAATTATATCATAAACTGATATTGCATAGAAAGCTAGTAAATAACATATTTTAGCTATTAGTAGTCAGGGCTTTACTTTTTTACTGAAAATAGAATTGAGTGTTGAGTGCTAATGACAGTTGACGGGGTCAGGGCTTTACTTTTCCAGATTTATTAAAGACCCACTCCCTTTTTCACACTTCGTAGGTGTGCAAATTGGTTCTTTGCAAATCCAATTCCATTATCCTTTACATCTCAATAATCTTATGATATATTTTTTCGGCACCTTTTATCACACCTACGAAGTGTGAAGATTGGGAGGCGAAAAAATGAATGATAGAAAACGAGTTTTTGCGGTTGGCAGTTTTTATCATGTTTTCACAAAAAGTATAGCTGGATACCATATATTCAGATCTGATGATGATTATGAGCGAATGGTAGAGATAATGCAGTATTATGTTTATGAAAACTTACCAATAAGATTTTCATTTTATAAAAGACTTAAAAAAGATAAACATTTAAAAAACACTGTTGATTTTGACAAACTTAATAAATTAGTCGACATTGTTGCCTACTGCTTAATGCCAACGCATATTCACTTTTT comes from Hippea maritima DSM 10411 and encodes:
- a CDS encoding four helix bundle protein, giving the protein MKEENLIKEKTYNFALKIIELYKFLNFEKKEFVLSKQILRSGTSIGANVKEAQAAQSKKDFLSKLSIASKEARETFYWLRLLNDSGYIENYSSKDLLFREINSIINILTKIIKNINGEQK
- the cysD gene encoding sulfate adenylyltransferase subunit CysD, translating into MKKNNTNTQHILTHLKLLEYESIHIIREAVAEAENPVMLYSIGKDSSVMLHLAMKAFYPAKPPFPIMHVDTTWKFRDMIEFRDKRAKELGLELIVYVNEEGVQRGINPFTHGSKVHTDIMKTEALKKALNKYKFDVIFGGARRDEEKSRAKERVFSFRDKNHRWDPKNQRPELWNVYNLRKNKGESIRVFPLSNWTELDVWLYIYLENIPVVPLYFAKERPVVEYEGALILVDDDRMPEELRKKAQMKWVRFRTLGCYPLTGAVESKATTLPEIIQEMLLTKYSERQGRLIDFDQVGSMERKKIEGYF